A single genomic interval of Aedes aegypti strain LVP_AGWG chromosome 1, AaegL5.0 Primary Assembly, whole genome shotgun sequence harbors:
- the LOC110679546 gene encoding uncharacterized protein LOC110679546, whose translation MDSPETPDFRNSSPEEGLIEYLEDDSEEVLNYVDPLQDDYDIESLEDTYNPLDVLIDSVDEPSTSKQAPASKKVKRNRSRNCTILELPVGADGKKLRFQADVCLKKFKNQKSYEKCGAINVEGDSASEIAMEVWNCCSKFTHRAVRFTESTDLRIIASWEDTVPCFEECDRFLVFMDKSAKRNLSPSKLESRHLVSWLSHEMLVIVYKYSETVTTLEQWNQVQSQLLRPLEKDRSGAESVASINQLKEELKQFHGKYLSGDDVNWGCWASWISSKPLDQREDLKNQAPPEHLINLFSSVPVHSDTLLERARLDLQVASTVNGAYRKVLQELKNDHQQLSSIVKIMGERISMLEIKQNEYDEMLQAMRNGVAVKETRFSVDLARSVTDCLDVDHNDI comes from the exons ATGGACTCCCCGGAAACCCCGGACTTCCGAAATTCTTCTCCGGAAGAAGGATTAATTGAATACCTTGAAGATGATAGTGAAGAGGTGTTGAATTACGTGGATCCACTACAAGATGACTACGACATCGAATCGCTTGAAGACACCTATAATCCTCTGGATGTTTTGATTGACTCCGTTGATGAACCGTCAACATCTAAACAAGCCCCAGCGTCAAAAAAG GTGAAACGAAACCGCTCTCGCAACTGTACAATTCTTGAGCTACCCGTAGGTGCCGATGGTAAAAAGCTCAGATTTCAAGCAGATGTTTGcctgaaaaagttcaaaaaccaGAAGTCCTACGAGAAGTGTGGTGCTATCAATGTCGAAGGCGATTCTGCTAGTGAAATTGCCATGGAAGTTTGGAATTGTTGCTCCAAATTCACACATCGCGCTGTTCGCTTTACTGAATCCACCGATTTGCGGATTATTGCTTCGTGGGAGGATACAGTGCCCTGCTTCGAAGAGTGCGATCGattcttggttttcatggaCAAGTCAGCCAAGAGAAACCTCTCTCCATCGAAACTTGAAAGCAGGCATCTTGTTAGTTGGTTATCGCATGAAATGTTGGTAATCGTGTACAAGTACTCGGAAACGGTAACGACGCTGGAGCAATGGAACCAAGTGCAGAGCCAACTCCTTCGTCCTCTCGAAAAAGATCGATCTGGTGCGGAATCGGTGGCTTCAATCAATCAGCTGAAGGAAGAGCTTAAGCAGTTCCATGGAAAATATTTGAGCGGAGATGACGTGAATTGGGGATGTTGGGCGAGTTGGATTTCGAGTAAGCCTTTGGACCAACGTGAAGATCTGAAAAATCAAGCTCCACCCGAACATCTCATCAACCTATTCAGCAGCGTTCCAGTTCACAGCGATACACTATTAGAGAGGGCAAGACTTGACCTTCAGGTGGCCAGCACAGTTAACGGAGCTTATCGAAAAGTGCTCCAAGAGTTGAAAAATGATCACCAACAACTTAGCAGTATTGTCAAAATCATGGGCGAACGAATTTCAATGTTGGAGATAAAGCAAAACGAATACGACGAGATGTTACAGGCAATGAGGAATGGTGTGGCGGTAAAAGAAACGAGATTTTCAGTTGATTTGGCAAGGAGTGTTACGGATTGCTTGGATGTGGACCATAATGATATTTGA